A window from Symbiopectobacterium purcellii encodes these proteins:
- a CDS encoding recombinase family protein: MRLFGYARVSTSQQSLDIQIRALKDAGVKANRIFTDKASGSSVDRPGLDLLRMKVEEGDAILVKKLDRLGRDTADMIQLIKAFDAQGVAVRFIDDGISTDGDMGKMVVTILSAVAQAERQRILERTNEGRQEAKSKGIRFGRKRSIDRNGVLALHRQGTGATEIARQLNIARSTVYKVIDESKKQHVINTQENNYEDALPS, translated from the coding sequence ATGCGACTTTTTGGTTACGCACGGGTATCAACCAGCCAGCAGTCTCTCGATATTCAGATCAGGGCGCTCAAAGACGCAGGCGTGAAAGCCAACCGAATCTTTACTGATAAAGCATCCGGCAGTTCAGTTGATCGTCCGGGGCTTGACCTGTTGCGCATGAAGGTGGAGGAAGGCGATGCCATTCTGGTGAAGAAGCTCGATCGTCTTGGCCGGGATACTGCCGATATGATCCAGCTGATTAAGGCATTCGACGCCCAGGGCGTAGCCGTCCGGTTTATCGATGACGGGATCAGTACTGATGGTGACATGGGAAAAATGGTGGTCACTATTCTGTCAGCTGTCGCTCAGGCTGAACGTCAAAGAATACTGGAGCGTACGAATGAAGGCCGACAGGAAGCGAAGTCGAAAGGTATCCGGTTTGGCCGCAAACGTAGCATCGACAGAAATGGTGTACTGGCGCTTCATCGGCAAGGTACTGGTGCAACAGAGATTGCTAGGCAACTCAACATTGCCCGTTCTACGGTTTATAAAGTCATTGATGAATCAAAAAAACAGCATGTAATTAATACACAAGAAAATAATTATGAAGATGCACTACCATCTTGA
- a CDS encoding cobalamin biosynthesis protein CbiX: MQFTTFLAKHFDIEIETEFYPSSETNLTNIWLYEKGEDVEPVLILKQVFNVANAWRIGNVYSNLEHGAQTTEMKFRQLVKSGKVYNKGDKDN, encoded by the coding sequence ATGCAATTCACAACCTTTCTTGCCAAACATTTCGATATTGAAATCGAAACAGAATTTTATCCATCAAGCGAAACTAACCTCACGAACATCTGGCTCTATGAAAAAGGCGAAGATGTTGAACCTGTATTAATTTTGAAGCAGGTATTCAACGTTGCTAATGCATGGCGTATTGGGAACGTGTATTCAAACCTTGAGCATGGCGCTCAAACGACGGAAATGAAATTCCGGCAATTAGTGAAATCAGGAAAGGTATATAACAAAGGAGACAAAGATAACTAA
- a CDS encoding type II toxin-antitoxin system HicB family antitoxin has translation MKFPIYLHQADSGSFSGFAPDIQGVFFAGADIDGAIADAYAAIDAHLEFQAEKGRALPQAQNVKAHLNDEDCQGGFWAFVEIDLSRYDGKAVKLNITLPQNLLSRIDQYVAVNKDYGSRSGFIADLARRELQKTA, from the coding sequence ATGAAATTTCCGATCTATCTCCATCAGGCAGACAGCGGTAGTTTCTCAGGATTCGCGCCGGATATCCAAGGGGTGTTCTTTGCCGGTGCCGATATTGATGGTGCGATCGCTGATGCATACGCCGCCATCGATGCCCATCTAGAGTTTCAGGCAGAAAAGGGCAGGGCGTTACCGCAAGCGCAGAACGTCAAAGCCCATCTGAATGATGAGGATTGCCAAGGCGGATTTTGGGCCTTTGTTGAGATCGATTTATCAAGATATGACGGCAAAGCCGTCAAGTTAAACATAACGTTACCGCAAAATCTGTTATCTCGAATTGATCAGTATGTAGCGGTAAACAAGGATTATGGCTCTCGCAGCGGGTTTATCGCAGATCTGGCCCGTCGCGAGTTGCAAAAAACCGCATAA
- a CDS encoding type II toxin-antitoxin system HicA family toxin — translation MKLLEINGWVLDRVKGSHHIFVKDGKDYHITVPHPEKDVAKGTLAKILKQM, via the coding sequence ATGAAGTTGTTAGAGATAAACGGGTGGGTGTTGGATCGTGTGAAAGGAAGTCACCATATTTTCGTTAAAGACGGTAAGGATTATCACATTACGGTTCCCCATCCAGAGAAGGACGTAGCGAAGGGTACTCTCGCGAAAATTCTCAAACAGATGTAA
- a CDS encoding ribbon-helix-helix domain-containing protein, producing the protein MAEPFLKNRRRFTSSLANELVPLFDALAAKTRIPKSRLLDEAISDLLVKHGVPAIDVKSKSSQD; encoded by the coding sequence ATGGCTGAACCATTTTTGAAGAACCGCCGCCGGTTTACATCATCACTGGCAAATGAGCTTGTGCCGCTTTTCGATGCCCTAGCCGCAAAAACGCGCATACCGAAAAGTCGCCTGCTGGATGAGGCGATCAGTGATCTTTTGGTGAAACACGGCGTGCCAGCAATTGATGTGAAATCCAAATCGTCACAAGACTGA
- a CDS encoding single-stranded DNA-binding protein — protein sequence MASRGVNKVILVGNLGQDPEIRYMPNGGAVANLTLATSESWRDKQTGETKEKTEWHRVVLFGKLAEVAGEYLRKGSQVYIEGSLQTRKWTDQAGVDKYTTEVIVNIGGTMQMLGGRQQNAGNNSGWGQPQQPQSGNQEAAGQPNSQANNTPPVDFEDDIPF from the coding sequence ATGGCATCACGAGGCGTTAACAAAGTAATTCTTGTCGGCAACCTTGGACAAGATCCTGAGATCCGCTACATGCCGAATGGGGGCGCTGTAGCCAACCTTACACTCGCCACGTCAGAAAGCTGGCGTGACAAGCAGACCGGAGAAACCAAAGAAAAGACGGAGTGGCATCGCGTGGTGCTGTTCGGCAAGCTGGCAGAAGTGGCAGGCGAATACTTGCGCAAAGGATCACAGGTCTATATTGAGGGCTCGCTACAGACGCGCAAATGGACAGATCAGGCCGGGGTGGATAAATACACTACTGAAGTGATAGTAAACATAGGTGGCACCATGCAGATGCTGGGCGGGCGTCAGCAGAACGCGGGAAATAATAGTGGATGGGGTCAGCCGCAGCAGCCGCAGAGTGGCAATCAGGAAGCTGCCGGTCAGCCGAACTCGCAGGCTAACAATACGCCCCCTGTAGACTTTGAAGATGATATCCCGTTTTGA
- the stbB gene encoding StbB family protein, with translation MIIAILNWTGTVGKTTLAAHLFAPRMDNAPIFAIESINETAASLGIDVEKMKGNKFRELFKKMMLQENAIIDVGASNIEEFMSNMVKFDDSHEEIDYFIIPVTSGTKEQKETISMVDTLAQIGIPTDKIRVVFNRVSADVTDEFPYVMRFCKKEKNFIANPKCAIWETELFDALSVKGLTINTILNDSNDYKAMLRTNREASEKERNQWADMHGLKALSKSVKRNLDEVYESLFA, from the coding sequence ATGATCATTGCTATTCTTAACTGGACCGGTACTGTAGGTAAAACAACATTGGCTGCTCATCTGTTTGCTCCGCGCATGGATAACGCACCTATATTTGCAATCGAGTCAATCAACGAAACGGCAGCTTCGTTAGGTATTGATGTTGAAAAGATGAAAGGAAATAAATTCCGCGAACTCTTCAAAAAAATGATGCTTCAAGAAAATGCTATTATCGACGTTGGCGCATCAAACATCGAAGAATTTATGAGTAACATGGTTAAATTCGATGATTCCCACGAAGAAATTGATTATTTCATCATACCTGTAACAAGTGGAACCAAAGAACAAAAGGAAACAATCTCTATGGTTGATACCCTTGCACAAATTGGCATCCCAACCGATAAAATTCGCGTCGTGTTTAACCGTGTATCAGCAGACGTTACGGATGAATTTCCGTATGTAATGAGATTTTGCAAAAAAGAAAAAAACTTTATAGCAAACCCTAAATGTGCTATTTGGGAAACAGAACTCTTCGATGCGCTTTCAGTAAAAGGGTTGACAATCAATACTATTCTTAACGATTCAAATGATTATAAAGCGATGCTTCGTACCAACCGTGAAGCCTCTGAGAAAGAAAGAAATCAGTGGGCTGACATGCACGGTTTAAAAGCACTGTCAAAAAGCGTTAAACGTAATCTTGATGAAGTATATGAATCACTTTTCGCATAA
- a CDS encoding plasmid mobilization protein, with amino-acid sequence MSAKKTKDRVLTCRVSNEDFEKLEQMIAEAGMSKSEYFRDVVINRKAEINVVVKDMQSLIFYYNKASNNLNQIAHKANSAHLENRMSDSLYGRILNALIDIRTLLLRGVDDADKS; translated from the coding sequence ATGTCGGCTAAAAAAACCAAAGACAGAGTTCTCACTTGTCGCGTTTCTAATGAAGATTTCGAAAAGCTGGAGCAAATGATTGCTGAAGCTGGTATGTCTAAGTCTGAATATTTCCGCGACGTAGTTATTAATCGTAAAGCTGAAATCAACGTAGTCGTCAAAGATATGCAGTCTTTGATATTTTACTACAATAAAGCCAGCAATAATCTCAACCAAATAGCTCACAAAGCAAATTCAGCACATCTTGAGAATAGAATGTCTGACAGTCTTTATGGCCGAATTCTTAATGCTCTTATAGATATTCGAACTCTTTTATTAAGAGGTGTTGACGATGCTGATAAGAGTTAG
- a CDS encoding LPD7 domain-containing protein, giving the protein MLIRVSGYNSGVKEYLEEGVKNGRDYSRDELDERVVLEGDLNLTDRVYKSITDRGQNRYTTFTLSFREDEIPNHVMQSITKEFREFIMYAYEEEEYNFYAEAHLPKLKEVYDKRTGEKIERKPHIHIVVPKVNLLSGRVNDIIGDHDSTEKYLEAFQEYINQKYTLASPREHVRVNPYNSADVLSRYKGDDFRGKNREFKQSLVKEVIDSDIRTRQGFYSAVSKYGEIRIRNQGKEDEYIAVKLPGDEKFTNLKETIFHDSFIMDRKLAKPPLAKHVISDRLHEWPMRSKEIKYVAKASKSFRNDYYSHSDLNEKIKILGVEQLRFYEKFGGQHELHPSEWSGSYERSSTETRRGQHAGATHSLQGMSRSDVATDRETRGTTGAVFLPGNACVYVEQPAAGGNHRLRSDLYVGGTSGTEADREGTEAVRQRRQGTQEGPGETRERDTGYSEGESQTGTRREGGEGQAGSRTETTTAEGREGTGAGSESREGAPPGREETTEVDTNPSPTRYTADAYPNDRGSIESYRYTGVPELGRSDSNFSIRGGSGPGNKQLGIPVYARNPRKSADVSAVERNSIRLFSEPSNTSTTKRTQVRLIKRLMPKPPKNASYVAACLQRRQEQTELSSPQRSALYRADQKYFETRRAIISDKRLSNRDKTQFLSVLTFERLKAHLLIKQPQGNNQHEDYVMSSENIKSKIKPETKYRNTVSGAEEAERGPQDAKERFRKLSQQLEHDLGERSLREKVRIITAADLYTRKSKLSDNVHYLDNTSHKTLFIDTGKTIAVSKHGLNESAVAVALELAKEKFGSTLTVKGTETFKNTAIEGLC; this is encoded by the coding sequence ATGCTGATAAGAGTTAGTGGATATAACTCAGGTGTAAAGGAGTATCTGGAAGAAGGCGTAAAAAACGGCAGGGATTATTCTAGGGATGAACTTGATGAACGTGTGGTTTTAGAAGGAGATTTAAATCTTACGGATAGAGTTTACAAATCGATTACTGATAGAGGACAAAATCGTTATACCACATTTACTCTTTCATTCAGAGAGGATGAGATTCCTAACCATGTTATGCAATCGATCACTAAAGAGTTTCGTGAGTTCATTATGTATGCATACGAGGAAGAGGAATACAACTTTTATGCCGAGGCTCATCTACCAAAATTAAAAGAGGTGTATGATAAAAGAACCGGAGAGAAAATTGAAAGAAAACCTCATATACATATAGTTGTCCCTAAGGTTAATCTTCTATCGGGAAGAGTGAATGATATCATTGGAGATCATGATAGCACAGAAAAATATCTTGAAGCATTTCAGGAGTACATTAATCAAAAATATACCCTTGCGTCACCGCGTGAACACGTTCGTGTAAATCCTTATAATTCAGCAGATGTTCTATCAAGATATAAGGGTGATGATTTTAGAGGGAAGAATCGTGAGTTTAAGCAGAGTTTGGTCAAGGAAGTTATCGATTCTGACATAAGGACGCGTCAGGGTTTTTACAGCGCCGTATCTAAGTATGGCGAAATCAGGATTCGTAATCAGGGAAAGGAAGACGAATATATTGCTGTCAAACTGCCAGGGGATGAGAAGTTTACAAACCTAAAAGAAACCATCTTTCACGATAGTTTTATAATGGATAGAAAACTCGCTAAACCACCTTTAGCCAAACATGTTATTTCTGACCGTCTGCATGAGTGGCCAATGCGCTCTAAAGAAATTAAATACGTTGCAAAAGCAAGTAAATCGTTTAGAAATGACTATTACAGTCATTCCGACCTAAATGAAAAAATAAAAATACTTGGAGTCGAACAATTACGGTTTTACGAAAAATTTGGAGGTCAACATGAGTTACACCCTTCCGAGTGGTCGGGCAGTTACGAGCGAAGTTCTACTGAAACTCGAAGAGGACAACATGCCGGGGCTACCCATAGCTTGCAAGGTATGTCCCGCAGCGATGTGGCAACTGACAGGGAAACCAGAGGCACCACAGGCGCGGTGTTTCTGCCGGGTAATGCATGTGTTTACGTGGAGCAGCCAGCAGCAGGAGGAAATCATAGACTGCGATCTGATTTATATGTCGGAGGAACAAGCGGAACAGAAGCGGATCGAGAAGGAACAGAAGCAGTCAGACAAAGACGACAGGGAACGCAGGAAGGACCAGGAGAAACTAGAGAAAGAGATACGGGCTATTCAGAGGGAGAATCGCAGACAGGAACGCGAAGAGAAGGCGGCGAGGGACAAGCAGGATCGCGAACAGAAACAACAACAGCGGAAGGACGAGAAGGCACAGGAGCTGGCAGTGAAAGCCGAGAGGGCGCGCCTCCGGGAAGAGAAGAGACAACAGAAGTTGACACCAACCCCAGTCCCACAAGATACACCGCCGACGCATACCCAAACGACAGAGGAAGTATCGAATCATATAGATACACCGGCGTTCCAGAATTGGGCAGAAGTGACTCAAATTTCTCAATCAGAGGAGGATCAGGACCAGGAAATAAACAGCTAGGCATTCCTGTTTATGCACGAAACCCACGCAAGAGCGCCGATGTAAGCGCGGTTGAACGCAACTCGATCAGGCTTTTCAGCGAACCATCTAATACATCAACGACCAAGCGAACCCAGGTGCGGCTCATTAAGCGCCTAATGCCCAAACCACCTAAAAATGCTTCCTATGTAGCCGCCTGCTTGCAGCGGCGTCAGGAGCAAACCGAACTTTCCAGCCCACAGCGAAGTGCTCTCTATCGGGCTGACCAGAAATATTTTGAAACTCGACGCGCAATCATTAGCGATAAGCGGCTGAGTAACAGAGATAAAACTCAATTTCTATCCGTTCTCACGTTTGAACGGCTCAAAGCACATCTGCTTATAAAACAGCCGCAAGGCAACAACCAGCACGAGGACTATGTAATGAGCAGTGAAAATATCAAGAGTAAAATAAAGCCGGAAACTAAGTACCGGAATACAGTCAGCGGAGCAGAAGAAGCTGAGCGGGGGCCACAGGATGCAAAAGAGCGTTTCCGCAAGCTTAGTCAGCAACTTGAGCATGATCTAGGCGAGCGTAGCCTACGTGAAAAGGTGCGTATTATTACGGCTGCAGATCTTTATACACGCAAGTCAAAGTTAAGCGACAACGTTCATTATCTCGATAACACCTCCCATAAAACATTATTTATCGATACAGGTAAAACCATTGCAGTAAGTAAGCATGGGCTGAATGAATCTGCAGTAGCTGTTGCACTTGAGCTGGCAAAGGAGAAATTCGGCAGTACGTTGACGGTTAAAGGTACGGAAACATTCAAAAACACTGCTATAGAGGGGCTTTGTTGA
- a CDS encoding IS5 family transposase — MAKQKFKITNWSTYNKALKLRGSLTIWLDESSVSAWTEKTTPERRGRPRHYSDMAITTVLMMKRVFGLSLRALQGFVDSIFKLMGLPLRCPDYSLLSKRAKTVKISIKTPTRGEISHLVIDATGLKVFGEGEWKVRQHGAERRRVWRKLHLATDSVTHEIICADLSLSGTTDAQALPGLINQTHRKIREASADGAYDTRYCHDVLLRKRIKPLIPPRRGAQYWPDRYHERNHAVADQRLSGSNDVWKKKVGYHRRSVAETAIFRFKTLLGDHLSLRDYDAQVGEAMAMVKALNKMTLLGMPNSIRIA; from the coding sequence ATGGCAAAGCAAAAATTTAAAATCACCAACTGGTCTACGTACAACAAAGCTCTCAAGCTGCGCGGGTCTCTGACAATATGGCTGGATGAGTCGTCCGTTTCTGCATGGACGGAGAAAACAACGCCTGAACGGCGTGGCCGGCCGCGTCACTACTCAGATATGGCTATCACCACTGTTCTGATGATGAAACGCGTGTTTGGCCTTTCGCTAAGGGCTTTACAGGGCTTCGTTGACTCCATTTTTAAACTGATGGGGCTGCCGCTAAGATGCCCAGACTACTCGCTGCTCAGCAAGCGAGCAAAGACCGTTAAAATCAGCATAAAAACGCCGACCCGTGGTGAAATCTCCCATCTGGTCATTGACGCAACCGGCCTGAAGGTCTTTGGCGAAGGCGAATGGAAAGTCCGGCAGCATGGTGCAGAAAGACGGCGGGTGTGGCGTAAGCTGCATCTGGCCACAGACAGTGTGACGCATGAAATTATCTGTGCTGATTTGTCACTCAGCGGCACGACTGATGCTCAGGCTCTACCGGGCCTGATAAACCAGACCCACCGGAAAATCAGGGAAGCGTCGGCTGACGGCGCTTACGATACCCGCTACTGTCATGATGTGCTGCTGAGGAAGAGGATAAAGCCTCTTATTCCTCCACGACGTGGTGCGCAATATTGGCCAGACCGATACCATGAGCGTAATCACGCGGTTGCGGATCAGCGTCTAAGCGGCAGTAACGATGTCTGGAAAAAGAAAGTGGGCTATCATAGACGCTCAGTGGCTGAAACAGCGATATTCCGGTTCAAAACGCTTCTGGGCGATCATCTAAGTCTACGTGACTATGATGCGCAGGTAGGTGAGGCAATGGCGATGGTCAAAGCGCTTAACAAAATGACGCTGTTAGGCATGCCGAACAGCATCCGGATCGCATAA
- a CDS encoding IS5 family transposase (programmed frameshift) — translation MPRLMLSDDQYERISPFLPGKDSDPGRTAADNRLFVEAVLWIARTGSPWRDLPPDFGLWNSVYKRFARWSRAEIWHSVFAELAGDADFEEIFIDSTIVRVHQHAAGAPKKTGDQSIGRSRGGLTTKIHALVDGLGMLARFSLTGGQKSDTREALPLLGELKPSSLAADKAYDTNVILQYLESVGIQAVIPSKENRREQRPLDKHLYASRNLIERFFCRIKQFRRVATRFDKLSKRFASFVALAAAFVWLC, via the exons ATGCCAAGATTGATGCTCAGTGATGACCAATACGAACGGATTAGCCCGTTTTTGCCGGGAAAGGATTCGGATCCGGGACGAACAGCAGCAGATAATCGGCTTTTTGTCGAAGCGGTTTTATGGATCGCCCGAACTGGAAGCCCATGGAGAGATTTACCACCCGATTTCGGACTCTGGAACAGTGTGTACAAACGCTTTGCCAGATGGTCACGGGCAGAAATATGGCATTCCGTTTTTGCTGAACTTGCGGGCGATGCCGATTTCGAGGAAATCTTCATCGACAGCACTATCGTACGGGTTCATCAGCATGCAGCGGGCGCTCCCAAAAAAACGG GTGACCAGTCGATTGGTCGTTCTCGCGGGGGATTGACAACCAAGATTCACGCTCTGGTTGATGGGCTGGGCATGCTTGCCCGTTTTAGTTTGACTGGTGGTCAAAAGAGCGACACCAGAGAAGCATTGCCTTTACTTGGTGAATTGAAACCTTCAAGCTTGGCTGCAGACAAAGCCTACGATACGAATGTGATTCTACAATATCTGGAGTCGGTAGGCATTCAGGCTGTCATCCCCAGCAAAGAGAATCGCCGTGAGCAACGCCCACTGGACAAACATCTTTACGCTTCACGCAATTTGATCGAACGTTTCTTTTGCCGTATCAAGCAATTTCGACGCGTAGCTACACGCTTCGACAAACTCTCAAAACGCTTCGCATCATTCGTTGCGCTCGCTGCTGCATTCGTCTGGCTGTGTTAA
- the cysE gene encoding serine O-acetyltransferase, translating to MSTDELELVWANIKAEGRSLADCEPMLASFFHATLLKHENLGSALSYMLANKLANSIMPAIAIREVVEEAYRADPQMILSAACDIRAVCQRDPAVDKYSTPLLYLKGFHALQAYRIGHWLWYQGRKALAIYFQNQISVSFGVDIHPAATIGCGIMLDHATGIVIGETAVVENDVSILQSVTLGGTGKTSGDRHPKIREGVMIGAGAKILGNIEVGRGAKIGAGSVVLQPIPAHTTAAGVPARIVGRPESDKPAMDMDQYFNGINRGFEYGDGI from the coding sequence ATGTCGACTGATGAATTGGAATTGGTGTGGGCAAATATCAAAGCAGAAGGCCGGTCGCTGGCTGATTGCGAACCGATGTTGGCCAGCTTTTTTCATGCCACATTGCTGAAACATGAAAATCTGGGCAGCGCATTGAGTTATATGCTGGCGAACAAGTTGGCAAATTCCATCATGCCCGCGATTGCCATTCGCGAAGTGGTGGAAGAAGCCTACCGTGCCGACCCGCAGATGATTCTGTCGGCCGCGTGCGATATTCGCGCGGTATGTCAGCGTGACCCGGCAGTGGATAAATACTCTACGCCGCTACTTTATCTGAAAGGATTTCATGCGCTTCAGGCCTACCGCATTGGTCATTGGCTCTGGTATCAGGGGCGTAAAGCGCTGGCCATTTATTTTCAGAACCAGATTTCGGTGTCGTTTGGCGTCGATATCCACCCGGCTGCGACCATTGGCTGTGGGATCATGCTCGATCATGCCACCGGCATTGTGATCGGCGAGACGGCGGTGGTGGAAAATGACGTGTCTATCCTGCAATCTGTCACTTTGGGTGGGACCGGGAAAACCAGCGGTGATCGCCATCCCAAGATCCGTGAAGGGGTCATGATCGGCGCAGGTGCCAAGATCCTCGGCAACATTGAAGTTGGGCGCGGCGCAAAAATTGGTGCGGGCTCCGTGGTGTTGCAACCGATTCCGGCACATACCACGGCGGCGGGTGTACCAGCGCGCATTGTGGGGCGTCCGGAAAGCGACAAACCCGCGATGGACATGGATCAATACTTCAACGGCATCAATCGGGGATTTGAGTACGGCGATGGGATTTGA
- the gpsA gene encoding NAD(P)H-dependent glycerol-3-phosphate dehydrogenase, with product MSTANASMTVIGAGSYGTALAITLARNGHSVVLWGHDPAHIQTLQAARCNQAFLPDVPFPDTLHLESDLAQALAASRDILVVVPSHVFGDVLRQLKPLLRADARLVWATKGLEAETGRLLQDVAREALGEEIPLAVISGPTFAKELAAGLPTAIALAATDKTFSDDLQTLLHCGKSFRVYSNPDLIGVQLGGAVKNVIAIGAGMSDGIGFGANASTALITRGLAEMTRLGVALGADPATFMGMAGLGDLVLTCTDNQSRNRRFGMMLGQGLDVHSAQDQIGQVVEGYRNTKEVLALAQRHGVEMPISEQLWQVLYCGKAAREAALTLLGRTRKDESERE from the coding sequence ATGAGCACAGCGAATGCTTCCATGACAGTGATCGGTGCCGGTTCGTACGGCACCGCTCTGGCGATTACGCTAGCCCGCAATGGTCACTCTGTGGTGCTGTGGGGACACGATCCTGCGCACATCCAGACGTTGCAGGCCGCCCGGTGTAATCAGGCGTTCCTGCCGGATGTGCCTTTCCCCGATACCCTGCACCTCGAGTCTGATTTAGCGCAGGCGCTGGCGGCAAGTCGCGATATTTTGGTGGTGGTGCCGAGCCATGTGTTTGGTGACGTGCTGCGTCAGTTAAAACCGCTGCTGCGTGCCGATGCGCGCTTGGTGTGGGCGACAAAAGGGCTGGAGGCAGAAACCGGACGCTTGTTGCAAGATGTGGCGCGGGAAGCATTAGGTGAAGAGATTCCTCTGGCGGTGATTTCTGGCCCGACGTTCGCAAAAGAACTCGCGGCGGGATTACCCACCGCTATTGCGCTGGCCGCGACAGACAAAACGTTTTCTGACGATCTGCAAACGTTGCTGCACTGTGGCAAGAGTTTTCGCGTCTACAGTAACCCCGATCTTATCGGTGTTCAGCTTGGCGGCGCGGTAAAAAATGTGATTGCTATTGGTGCTGGCATGTCCGATGGCATTGGCTTTGGTGCCAATGCGAGCACGGCGCTCATCACGCGTGGGCTAGCGGAAATGACGCGGCTTGGCGTGGCGCTCGGGGCTGACCCCGCCACGTTTATGGGAATGGCTGGGTTGGGCGATCTGGTATTGACCTGTACCGATAACCAATCCCGTAACCGCCGCTTTGGCATGATGCTGGGGCAGGGGCTGGATGTACACAGCGCTCAGGACCAGATTGGTCAGGTGGTGGAAGGTTATCGCAATACCAAAGAGGTGCTGGCGTTGGCGCAGCGTCATGGGGTAGAAATGCCCATCAGTGAACAACTGTGGCAGGTTTTATACTGTGGCAAGGCCGCGCGCGAAGCGGCGCTTACCCTGCTTGGTAGAACGCGCAAAGACGAAAGCGAGCGCGAATAA
- the secB gene encoding protein-export chaperone SecB: protein MSEQNSAEMTFQIQRIYTKDVSFEAPNAPQVFQQDWQPEVKLDLDTASSQLAEDVYEVVLRVTVTSTLGENTAFLCEVQQAGIFTVGGLEGTQLAHCLGAYCPNILFPYARECVTSMVTRGTFPQLNLAPVNFDALFMNYLQQQTEGQPAEGENGAPRLDA, encoded by the coding sequence ATGTCCGAACAAAACTCCGCCGAAATGACTTTTCAGATTCAACGTATTTACACCAAGGATGTCTCTTTTGAAGCACCGAACGCCCCTCAGGTATTTCAACAAGATTGGCAACCGGAAGTTAAACTGGATCTGGATACGGCGTCCAGCCAACTGGCGGAAGACGTGTATGAAGTTGTGCTGCGCGTAACGGTAACCTCGACGCTGGGCGAAAATACCGCATTCCTATGTGAAGTTCAGCAAGCGGGTATTTTCACCGTTGGCGGTCTGGAAGGCACGCAACTGGCACATTGCCTGGGCGCTTACTGCCCGAACATTCTGTTCCCGTACGCGCGTGAATGTGTGACCAGCATGGTGACACGCGGTACATTCCCGCAGTTGAATCTGGCGCCGGTGAACTTCGATGCGCTGTTCATGAACTATCTGCAACAGCAAACGGAAGGGCAGCCCGCAGAAGGTGAAAACGGCGCGCCGCGCCTGGATGCCTGA
- a CDS encoding rhodanese-like domain-containing protein, giving the protein MQEIMSFVSRHPIMSIGWVALLVAVIVMTVKSKLSKVKEIARGEAIQLINKEEAVIVDLRNRDDFRRGHIANAINLLPNDIKNGSLGELEKHKARPVIVVCVNGISSRESADHLLKAGFERVSVLKDGLSGWSGENLPLVQGK; this is encoded by the coding sequence ATGCAAGAGATTATGTCGTTCGTAAGCAGGCATCCGATTATGAGTATCGGCTGGGTTGCACTGTTGGTTGCCGTTATTGTCATGACCGTGAAAAGTAAGCTTTCCAAGGTGAAAGAAATCGCGCGTGGCGAAGCCATTCAACTTATCAATAAAGAAGAAGCGGTTATCGTTGATTTGCGCAACCGTGATGATTTCCGTCGTGGCCACATTGCCAACGCCATCAACCTGCTGCCTAACGACATCAAGAATGGCAGTCTGGGCGAGTTGGAGAAGCACAAAGCGCGCCCTGTGATTGTCGTTTGTGTGAACGGTATCAGCTCACGTGAGTCCGCCGACCATTTATTAAAAGCCGGTTTTGAACGCGTGTCTGTTCTGAAAGATGGCCTGTCCGGCTGGAGCGGTGAAAATCTTCCGCTGGTGCAGGGCAAATAA